A window of the Lactuca sativa cultivar Salinas chromosome 7, Lsat_Salinas_v11, whole genome shotgun sequence genome harbors these coding sequences:
- the LOC111901033 gene encoding organic cation/carnitine transporter 4: MLINALVEVPSFVLTTIFIDRFGRKHLRIGMQWFSGIFCIIDNLLGSQGIWEVLTTACGVLGIFGMAGTYNLMFMYTMELFPTVVRNAPLGCGMQIIQFRAIIVPFVVIMRSRFALMVFGACGIVGAILIFYLPETLNKPLYGTMNGLVEAQNEFSTLL; encoded by the coding sequence ATGTTAATTAATGCTCTTGTGGAGGTGCCATCGTTTGTTTTGACTACAATCTTCATAGATAGATTTGGGAGGAAGCATCTCAGAATTGGAATGCAATGGTTCAGTGGGATCTTCTGCATTATCGACAACTTGTTAGGAAGCCAAGGGATTTGGGAAGTGTTGACGACAGCGTGTGGCGTTTTGGGAATATTTGGGATGGCGGGGACTTACAATCTGATGTTCATGTACACAATGGAGTTGTTTCCAACAGTGGTTAGAAACGCACCACTTGGATGTGGGATGCAAATCATCCAGTTTCGTGCTATTATAGTGCCTTTCGTGGTAATTATGAGAAGTCGTTTTGCGTTGATGGTGTTTGGGGCATGTGGAATTGTGGGAGCGATTCTTATATTTTACCTGCCAGAAACATTAAACAAGCCATTATATGGCACCATGAACGGATTGGTGGAAGCCCAGAACGAGTTCtcaacacttttataa
- the LOC111901012 gene encoding organic cation/carnitine transporter 4, producing MSHHTEALNDLRPPLLPPDDHELPLEWLSVDQMLTKYCGEFGFWQLKHFILTCIAWALQSIHTMVMIFADCEQGWTCEPGSGCVWDADKSVCGLDPGSWRWDDGEGWSTVAEWGLVCGEKYKVGLVQALFFAGCMIGAGIFGHLSDSKLGRKGSLTIVCSLSFVFGLLTSISPNYWTYVLLRVLTGFSTGGVGLCAFVLATEPVGPTKRGIAGMSTFYFFSIGIALLSGIAYIFRYSWRSLYIASSIPSILYIVFILPFISESPRWCLIQGKTDQAMKIMHSIAKSNGKHLPKNVYIALNEECNSSSDHDHDTVSNTIRNETIETVVVRGSVIDVIKSPLTRKRLFLVMGVDFTCSIVYYGLNLNVVNLKTNLYLAVLLNAIVEMPAYLLTAILIDRFGRKPLGIGTQWFSGVFCIIGGILGSRGIWKEVTMLCGVLGIFGMAGTFNLMFIYAMELFPTVVRNVALGCGTQMIQLGAILVPFVVVVGGGFPFMVFGACGIVGGILVLYLPETLNKPLYDTMNK from the exons ATGTCACACCATACAGAGGCTTTGAATGATCTCCGGCCACCTCTCCTCCCTCCAGACGACCATGAACTGCCACTCGAGTGGCTCTCCGTCGACCAAATGTTAACCAAATACTGCGGCGAGTTTGGGTTCTGGCAGCTCAAACATTTCATTCTTACGTGTATAGCTTGGGCTCTCCAATCCATCCACACCATGGTTATGATCTTCGCCGACTGTGAACAGGGTTGGACATGCGAACCAGGTTCTGGATGTGTATGGGACGCTGACAAGAGCGTTTGTGGGCTTGACCCAGGTTCATGGCGTTGGGATGATGGTGAAGGGTGGTCAACGGTGGCTGAGTGGGGTCTGGTTTGTGGAGAAAAATACAAGGTTGGGTTGGTTCAAGCTCTGTTCTTCGCCGGCTGCATGATAg GTGCTGGAATATTCGGTCATCTATCGGATTCAAAACTGGGAAGAAAAGGGTCGCTAACGATCGTATGTAGTTTGAGCTTTGTTTTCGGTCTACTAACATCCATCTCCCCCAACTACTGGACCTACGTCCTCCTCCGTGTACTCACCGGATTCAGCACTGGCGGAGTTGGACTCTGCGCTTTTGTTCTAGCCACCGAGCCAGTAGGTCCCACCAAGCGTGGTATTGCCGGAATGTCCACCTTCTATTTCTTCTCAATCGGAATAGCCCTTCTCTCAGGCATAGCGTACATATTCCGATACTCATGGCGTTCCCTCTACATCGCCTCTTCCATACCCTCCATCCTCTACATCGTTTTCATTCTCCCTTTCATCTCTGAATCCCCTCGGTGGTGCCTTATTCAAGGGAAAACCGATCAAGCCATGAAGATAATGCATAGTATAGCCAAATCCAATGGGAAACACCTCCCTAAAAATGTCTACATTGCCTTAAACGAGGAATGCAATAGTAGTAGTGATCATGATCATGACACAGTTTCTAATACTATCAGAAATGAAACCATAGAAACTGTGGTGGTTAGGGGATCGGTGATAGATGTGATCAAGTCACCATTAACGAGGAAACGATTGTTTCTTGTGATGGGAGTCGACTTCACATGCTCAATCGTGTACTACGGACTGAATTTAAACGTTGTGAATCTAAAAACGAATCTCTATTTGGCTGTGTTACTAAATGCTATTGTGGAGATGCCAGCGTATCTACTGACCGCGATTTTGATTGATAGATTTGGAAGGAAGCCGCTTGGGATTGGAACACAGTGGTTCAGTGGGGTGTTCTGTATTATCGGGGGGATATTGGGAAGCAGAGGGATTTGGAAGGAGGTTACGATGTTGTGTGGAGTTTTGGGAATATTTGGGATGGCAGGGACTTTTAATTTGATGTTTATATATGCAATGGAGTTGTTTCCAACTGTGGTGAGAAATGTCGCACTTGGATGTGGGACCCAGATGATTCAGTTAGGTGCGATATTGGTGCCTTTTGTGGTGGTTGTTGGTGGTGGTTTTCCGTTTATGGTGTTTGGGGCATGTGGGATTGTGGGAGGGATTCTTGTATTATACTTGCCGGAGACATTAAACAAGCCCTTGTATGACACCATGAATAAGTAA
- the LOC111901014 gene encoding uncharacterized protein LOC111901014, protein MRMKNRNKSSVILPQKLSNDSILQQPNSYEGESLLHLLNSIQRELKLARLSDESLPHKIWLKQQLSIGVNDVTRVLERMPPLHGSLSSPTESSNAKMSPLHLQAILIATDCNPRSLTKHLPSLASSRGVSVIFVKDKKGGSFKLGEIVNLKTAMAIGVKARGNAINKVIAEILGDKDIVGP, encoded by the exons ATGCGGATGAAAAACAGAAACAAAAGTTCAGTAATATTGCCTCAGAAACTCTCTAACGACTCCATTCTTCAACAGCCAAA TTCTTATGAAGGTGAAAGTCTACTCCATCTTCTTAACTCGATTCAAAG AGAACTCAAGTTAGCTAGACTTTCAGATGAATCTTTACCTCATAAAATTTGGCTTAAG CAACAACTTTCAATTGGTGTCAATGATGTGACACGTGTGCTTGAACGGATGCCACCACTTCATGGATCTTTAAGTTCTCCCACAGAAAGTTCTAATGCTAAAATGTCTCCCCTTCATTTGCAG GCCATACTTATAGCAACAGACTGCAACCCTCGATCGCTTACAAAGCACCTACCTAGCCTGGCCTCTTCTAGGGGCGTTTCCGTCATTTTTGTGAAAGATAAGAAAGGGGGATCTTTTAAACTAGGTGAAATTGTGAATCTTAAAACGGCTATGGCAATTGGAGTCAAG GCCAGAGGAAATGCAATTAACAAAGTCATAGCCGAGATTTTGGGAGATAAAGACATTGTGGGGCCATAA